From a region of the Nyctibius grandis isolate bNycGra1 chromosome 10, bNycGra1.pri, whole genome shotgun sequence genome:
- the FAM107A gene encoding actin-associated protein FAM107A, protein MYTEIQRERPDTGNTLTNPDYLDGNPDLIKPKKLLNPVKASKSHQELHRELLMNHKRGLGVESKPELQRVLEHRRRNQLIRQKKEEEEAKKLQSPFEKELLKRHQRLDQLEKEQEKQEDHAPEFIKVKENLRRTSTVTGDEKAA, encoded by the exons ATGTACACTGAAATACAACGGGAGCGACCAGACACTGGGAATACCCTGACTAACCCAGACTACCTAGATGGAAACCCAGACCTCATCAAACCTAAAAAGCTCCTAAATCCTGTAAAAGCCTCGAAGAGCCACCAAGAGCTGCACAGAGAGCTGCTGATGAACCACAAAAG AGGCTTGGGTGTGGAAAGCAAGCCAGAGCTGCAGCGGGTACTTGAGCACCGACGGCGAAACCAACTCATCAgacagaagaaggaagaggaagaggcaaAGAAATTGCAGTCTCCTTTTGAAAAAGAGCTATTAAAGAGGCACCAGAGGCTGGATCAG CTGGAGaaagagcaggagaagcaggaagACCACGCACCAGAATTCATTAAAGTCAAGGAAAACCTGAGAAGAACATCGACAGTCACTGGGGATGAGAAAGCAGCGTAG